In Chelmon rostratus isolate fCheRos1 chromosome 4, fCheRos1.pri, whole genome shotgun sequence, a genomic segment contains:
- the LOC121605379 gene encoding trace amine-associated receptor 13c-like — protein MESLQAAELCIPPLNTSCRSTPVTPKDMFIKTLLCCITLLTVTLNLLVVISISHFRQLQTPTNLILLSLAVSDLLVGLAVMPPANITLQSCHFQGKISCALLYLSSFILTSASVGNMVLISVDRYVAICHPLRYSSMLTPSRVKICVSMCWISSVIYNVIILNDYLSQIHLSNSCLQECAVIINYISGAVDLFLTFLGPVSVIIVLYVRVFVVAVSQARVMRSQISAVKSNTVTVKKSEMRAARTLGIILLVFILCLCPYYIPSITGQATASGVESSAQVWLFYCNSCFNPLIYAFFYPWFRKAVKLIVSLQMLQPGSREARIMLR, from the exons ATGGAGTCACTGCAAGCAGCTGAACTCTGTATCCCTCCCCTCAACACCTCCTGCAGGTCAACGCCTGTTACTCCCAAGGACATGttcatcaaaacactgctgtgctgtatCACTCTGCTCACTGTGACACTCAACTTGTTGGTCGTCATCTCCATCTCCCACTTCAG GCAGCTCCAGACCCCCACCaatctcatcctcctctccctggcTGTGTCTGACTTGCTGGTGGGCCTTGCAGTGATGCCACCTGCAAACATCACGCTGCAGTCCTGCCACTTTCAGGGTAAAATCTCATGTGCTCTGTTGTATCTGTCCAGCTTCATCCTCACCTCTGCCTCTGTTGGGAACATGGTGCTCATATCTGTGGACCGCTATGTGGCTATTTGTCACCCTCTGCGCTATTCATCCATGTTAACACCAAGCAGAGTTAAAatctgtgtgtctatgtgttgGATCTCTTCTGTTATCTACAATGTTATAATACTGAATGATTACTTGTCACAAATACATTTGTCCAATTCCTGCTTGCAAGAATGTGCAGTTATCATAAACTACATTTCAGGGGCAGTAGACTTATTTCTCACCTTTTTGGGCCCTGTTAGTGTGATCATAGTTCTCTATGTGAGAGTGTTTGTGGTGGCTGTGTCACAGGCACGTGTCATGAGATCTCAGATTTCAGCTGTCAAATcaaacactgtgactgtgaagaAATCAGAGATGAGAGCTGCTAGAACTCTTGGTATTATCCTTCTTGTGTTTATACTTTGTCTCTGTCCATACTACATTCCTTCTATAACAGGACAGGCCACCGCAAGCGGTGTAGAGTCATCAGCTCAAGTTTGGCTGTTCTATTGTAACTCCTGTTTTAATCCTCTGATCTATGCCTTTTTCTACCCCTGGTTTAGAAAAGCAGTTAAACTCATTGTCAGCCTTCAGATGCTGCAGCCAGGTTCCCGAGAGGCCAGGATCATGTTGAGATAa
- the LOC121605380 gene encoding trace amine-associated receptor 13c-like, whose product MESLEAAELCIPSLNTSCRSMPVTPKDMFIKTLLCCITLLTVTLNLLVIISISHFRQLQTTTNLILLSLAVSDLLVGLAVMPPAIILQSCRFLDKISCTLLYLSSFILTSASVGNMVLISVDRYVAICYPLRYSSMITPSRVQICVSLCWSSSVIYNVIILKDSLSQIYLSNSCFQECTVVINYISGAVDLFLTFLGPVTVIIVLYVRVFVVAVSQARVMRSQISAVTSNTVTVKKSEMRAAGTLGIILLVFILCLCPYYIPSITGQATTDGVESSAELWLFYCNSTFNPLIYAFFYPWFRKSVKLIVSLQMLQPGSREANIMLR is encoded by the exons ATGGAGtcactggaagcagctgaactctgtATTCCTTCCCTCAACACCTCCTGCAGGTCAATGCCTGTTACTCCCAAGGACATGTTCATCAAAACCCTGCTGTGCTGTATCACTCTGCTCACTGTGACACTCAACTTGTTGgtcatcatctccatctcccaCTTCAG GCAGCTCCAGACAACCACCAATCTCATCCTTCTCTCCCTGGCTGTGTCTGACTTGCTGGTGGGTCTTGCAGTGATGCCACCTGCAATCATTCTGCAGTCCTGTCGTTTTTTGGATAAAATCTCATGTACCCTTTTGTACCTGTCTAGCTTCATCCTCACCTCTGCCTCTGTTGGGAACATGGTGCTCATATCTGTGGACCGCTATGTGGCTATTTGTTACCCTCTGCGCTATTCATCCATGATAACACCAAGCAGAGTTCAAATCTGTGTATCTTTGTGTTGGAGCTCTTCTGTTATCTACAACGTTATAATACTGAAAGATTCCTTGTCACAAATATATTTGTCTAATTCCTGCTTTCAAGAATGTACAGTTGTCATAAACTACATTTCAGGGGCAGTAGACTTATTTCTCACCTTTTTGGGCCCTGTTACTGTGATCATAGTTCTCTATGTGAGAGTGTTTGTGGTGGCTGTGTCACAGGCACGTGTCATGAGATCTCAGATTTCAGCTGTCACATcaaacactgtgactgtgaagaAATCAGAGATGAGAGCTGCTGGAACTCTTGGTATTATCCTTCTTGTGTTTATACTTTGTCTCTGTCCATACTACATTCCTTCTATAACAGGACAGGCCACCACAGATGGTGTAGAGTCATCAGCTGAACTTTGGCTGTTCTATTGTAACTCCACTTTTAATCCTCTGATCTATGCCTTTTTCTACCCCTGGTTTAGAAAATCAGTTAAACTCATTGTCAGCCTTCAGATGCTGCAGCCAGGTTCCCGAGAGGCCAACATCATGTTGAGATAa
- the LOC121605376 gene encoding trace amine-associated receptor 13c-like produces the protein MESLEAAELCIPPLNTSCRSTPVTPKDMFIKTLLCCITLLTVTLNLLVIVSISHFRQLQTPTNLILLSLAVSDLLVGLTAMPSEVFILQSCHFQGKISCALLYLSSFTLTSASVGNMVLISVDRYVAICYPLRYSSMLTPSRVKICVSLCWISSVIYNVIILKDYLLQIHLSNSCFQECTVIINYISGAVDLLLTFLGPVSVIIVLYVRVFVVAVSQARVMRSQISAVKSNTVTVKKSEMRAARTLGIILLVFILCLCPYYIPSITGQATASGVESSAQVWLFYCNSTFNPLIYAFFYPWFRKSVKLIVSLQMLQPGSREANILLR, from the exons ATGGAGtcactggaagcagctgaactctgtATTCCTCCCCTCAACACCTCCTGCAGGTCAACGCCTGTTACTCCCAAGGACATGTTCATCAAAACGCTGCTGTGCTGTATCACTCTGCTCACTGTGACACTCAACTTGTTGGTCATCGTCTCCATCTCCCACTTCAG GCAGCTCCAGACCCCCACCaatctcatcctcctctccctggcTGTGTCTGACTTGCTGGTGGGCCTCACAGCGATGCCATCTGAAGTCTTCATCCTGCAGTCCTGCCACTTTCAGGGTAAAATCTCATGTGCTCTGTTGTATCTGTCTAGCTTCACCCTCACCTCTGCCTCCGTTGGGAACATGGTGCTCATATCTGTGGACCGCTATGTGGCTATTTGTTACCCTCTGCGCTATTCATCCATGTTAACACCAAGCAGAGTTAAAatctgtgtatctctgtgttgGATCTCTTCTGTTATCTACAACGTTATAATACTGAAAGATTACTTGTTACAAATACATTTGTCTAATTCCTGCTTTCAAGAATGTACAGTGATCATAAACTACATTTCAGGGGCAGTAGACTTATTGCTCACCTTTTTGGGCCCTGTTAGTGTGATCATAGTTCTCTATGTGAGAGTGTTTGTGGTGGCTGTGTCACAGGCACGTGTCATGAGATCTCAGATTTCAGCTGTCAAATcaaacactgtgactgtgaagaAATCAGAGATGAGAGCTGCTAGAACTCTTGGTATTATCCTTCTTGTGTTTATACTTTGTCTCTGTCCATACTACATTCCTTCCATAACAGGACAGGCCACCGCAAGTGGTGTAGAGTCATCAGCTCAAGTTTGGCTGTTCTATTGTAACTCCACTTTTAATCCTCTGATCTATGCCTTTTTCTACCCCTGGTTTAGAAAATCAGTTAAACTCATTGTCAGCCTTCAGATGCTGCAGCCAGGTTCCCGAGAGGCCAACATCCTGTTGAGATAa